The window GGCTTTTTTGCTACATGTTCTTTAGAAACACTTTTTGTCAAATTTAGTTGCCTGACTATGAGTACATACTAAACACTAAACATAACTTGCTCAGTTATTTACTTTGGTTTGGAGGgaaatatgatgaataagttttgtTGTTTAAATAGATAATTTGCATTGATAATCGAGTTTCAAAGTTTTACAAAAATTAGACTATTTTTGTCTCTTTGGAATTCTGGAATTTAAGCTCTTAAGCAGCCTATTGGTGGCCCATTCTTGTGATACATAACTTACATTTTGACTTGTGCAGGTACCATTGATTCAGTATTGCCAACAACTTGCAGCAACACTTTCCAGCCATGATACTTGTTTTACCCAAACAGCAGATTCATTATTTTACATGCATGAAGGACTGCAGCATGCACGTGCTCCTATATTTGATGTTCCATCTGCTATTGAAATACTCCTCTCAGGAGGATATAAACGGCTGCCAAAATGTATAGAAGATTTGGTTATTCAGAGTACACTATCTGAGGATGAAAAAAAGCCCACTTTAAAGAAGTTGGATACAATCCTCCGATCCAAACTGTTGGAGGTTGTACTTCCTAATGAAATTAGTGAGGTAACTATTTCTGATGGTATTGCTGTTCTTCGTGTGGATGGGGAGTTTAAGGTTTTCCTTACCTTGGGTTACCGTGGTCATCTGTCATTGTGGAGGATACTTCACATAGAGTTGCTTGTTGGGGAGAAGAGTGGAACTATTAAACTTGAAGAGACACGAAGATATGCTCTTGGGGATGATCTCGAGCGCCGAATGGCTGCAACCGAAAatccttttttaattttatacacAGTTCTCCATGAACTGTGTGTTGCCCTTGTTATGGACACTGCACTAAGGCAAGTTCAGGTACTACGTCAATGTAGGTGGAAGGATGCAATACGCTTTGAGCTTATCTCTGATGGCACTGCAGCACAAGGAGCAAATACTAGTGCTTTGCAACTGGCCCAAGACGGTGAACTCGATTCAACTGGCCTAAAAACTCCTGGTTTGAAAATCATTTATTGGTTAGATGCTGACAAAAATGCCGGGGGATCTGATTTTAGTTCACGTCCATTTCTCAAACTTGAACCAGGGAAAGATACACAGATTAAGTGTCTACATAATTCCTTTGTATTAGACCCACTTACTGGCAAGGATGCTATTTTTTCACTCGATCAAAGTTGCATTGATCTTGAGAAACTCCTGCTAAAAGCTATTGCATGCAATATACACACCCGTCTGTTTGAAATCCAGAGGGAGTTGAGTAAAAGTGTTAACATTTGTCGAGGTACAGGTGATGTTGTACTGAAGAATGATGGAAGTATGGTAGCAGATCTAAGAAAGGTTAGTAATGAATAAATTTATTCTTCATTTGTCATATGAGTTATCTGTTTCTAAGATACATGTGTAGATTTCATGATTGGGGTCTTTAGGATCAATAAATGTTTAAATGGTTctagtaaaaatatttttaaggtgCTGGCCTATATCACTGTTGATTACATGGTTTCATTCATATTGGCTAGATTTTCTTGGTTATACTTCTTCCATTTTGTTCATCTGTATTCAAATTCAATTACAAAGTCCCCACATGATTGACCCAAAACAATTAGCTGATCTATTTGTATTTCATTAATATTCATACAAACTCTAATTCCATAAAGAAATGCAATTAATATTTGAAAATACTCCCATAGCGTCACAAATCATGATGCAAGGAAATGTTCTTTGGCTTACAGAATATTG is drawn from Musa acuminata AAA Group cultivar baxijiao unplaced genomic scaffold, Cavendish_Baxijiao_AAA HiC_scaffold_1104, whole genome shotgun sequence and contains these coding sequences:
- the LOC135666515 gene encoding mediator of RNA polymerase II transcription subunit 14-like, translating into MMKLRPHRSHVDQPTLSPIPVCRKPKPARSKYPAFLSVRVADPLSLSLRSLHTVFGRFLRPRTPENINWSCEFDLAFLRFASAAPGFEPGRRNPSAPPLRPTLWAPERRAMAAELGQQTVEFSALVRRAAEDSYLALKELVERSRAPEDQRSDSEKKIDLLKFIAKTRQRMLRLHVLAKWCRQVPLIQYCQQLAATLSSHDTCFTQTADSLFYMHEGLQHARAPIFDVPSAIEILLSGGYKRLPKCIEDLVIQSTLSEDEKKPTLKKLDTILRSKLLEVVLPNEISEVTISDGIAVLRVDGEFKVFLTLGYRGHLSLWRILHIELLVGEKSGTIKLEETRRYALGDDLERRMAATENPFLILYTVLHELCVALVMDTALRQVQVLRQCRWKDAIRFELISDGTAAQGANTSALQLAQDGELDSTGLKTPGLKIIYWLDADKNAGGSDFSSRPFLKLEPGKDTQIKCLHNSFVLDPLTGKDAIFSLDQSCIDLEKLLLKAIACNIHTRLFEIQRELSKSVNICRGTGDVVLKNDGSMVADLRKKDENSSIEDYFGDEVLKVRACGMSFITLGINIRDCQNQSKWFLKV